The Streptomyces phaeolivaceus genome has a window encoding:
- a CDS encoding ATP-binding cassette domain-containing protein, with the protein MRSPVFRRDSRHMPHTSSTPVIEVMDLHKSYGGRNVVDGVSFTVEEGEIFGILGPNGAGKTTTVECVEGLRVPDTGRVRVAGLDPVAEHEATRRVLGAQLQESELQPFGYAVALVLAVLVALALGAVISAVSRTTKISAAIGSAVFFPAMFCAGVWMPVQTMPDVLARSVGYTPFGAAAQALNEAAAGDWPGWDHLGVLAAWTVLLTFAASRWFRWE; encoded by the coding sequence ATGCGGTCACCCGTGTTCCGCCGGGATTCTCGACACATGCCCCACACATCGTCCACACCCGTCATCGAGGTCATGGACCTCCACAAGTCCTACGGCGGCCGGAACGTCGTCGACGGTGTCTCCTTCACCGTCGAGGAGGGCGAGATCTTCGGGATCCTCGGCCCGAACGGCGCCGGCAAGACCACCACCGTCGAATGCGTCGAGGGCCTGCGGGTGCCCGACACCGGCCGGGTCCGGGTCGCCGGACTCGACCCGGTCGCCGAGCACGAGGCCACCCGCCGGGTGCTCGGCGCCCAGCTCCAGGAGAGCGAACTGCAACCCTTCGGCTACGCGGTGGCCCTCGTCCTGGCCGTCCTGGTCGCCCTCGCCCTCGGCGCCGTGATCTCCGCGGTGTCCCGCACCACGAAGATCTCGGCGGCGATCGGCTCCGCCGTGTTCTTCCCGGCGATGTTCTGCGCGGGGGTGTGGATGCCGGTGCAGACCATGCCGGACGTCCTGGCCCGGTCCGTCGGCTACACCCCGTTCGGCGCGGCGGCCCAGGCCCTCAACGAGGCGGCGGCGGGCGACTGGCCCGGCTGGGACCACCTCGGTGTCCTCGCCGCCTGGACGGTGCTGCTCACGTTCGCCGCGTCGCGCTGGTTCCGCTGGGAATAG
- a CDS encoding M4 family metallopeptidase — MLRRQSHRRTSHTGNTLGHGTRRRAAAGALVAVTALLAAAVQSGSATAAPEKAPSAAGKATGAASVKLTPAQRAELIHEANATKAETAGELNLGAKEKLVVRDVVKDRDGTVHTRYERTYDGLPVLGGDLVVETSKAGETEDVVKASKAKIAVGSLTPAVSAAKAEKQALGAAKAEDAKSPEVNRAPRKVVWAASGKPVLAYETVVGGFQHDGTPQELHVITDATSGAELFEWEAIETGTGNTVYSGTVNLTTTQSGSTYNLTDGARGNHRTYNLNRGTSGTGTLFSGADDVWGNGTPSNLESAAADAHYGAALTWDYYKNVHGRSGIRGDGVGAYSRVHYGNAYVNAFWSDSCFCMTYGDGAGNNNPLTSIDVAAHEMTHGLTSNTAGLNYSGESGGLNEATSDIFGSTVEFFANNSSDVGDYLIGEEININGNGTPLRYMDRPSKDGSSRDAWYSGIGSIDVHYSSGPANHFFYLLSEGSGAKTINGVSYNSPTSDNLPVTGIGRDKAEKIWFRALTTKFTSTTNYAAARTGTLAAAGELYGTTSAEYTAVANAWAGVNVGTRPGGGGGGGTSFESTTDVSIPDNGTAVTSPVTVSGRTGNAPSNLAVAVDIVHTYIGDLQVQLVAPDGTAYTLKAYGTGGSADNLNTTYTVNASSEVANGVWQLRVQDNAAQDTGHINSWKLTFP; from the coding sequence GTGTTGAGACGCCAGTCCCACAGACGCACCTCCCACACCGGTAACACCCTCGGTCACGGCACCCGGCGCCGCGCGGCCGCCGGCGCGCTCGTGGCCGTCACCGCCCTGCTGGCCGCCGCCGTCCAGTCGGGTTCCGCCACCGCCGCCCCGGAGAAGGCACCGTCGGCCGCGGGCAAGGCCACCGGCGCGGCCTCGGTCAAGCTCACCCCCGCCCAGCGGGCCGAGCTGATACACGAGGCGAACGCCACGAAGGCGGAGACCGCCGGGGAGCTGAACCTCGGCGCGAAGGAGAAGCTCGTCGTCCGTGACGTGGTCAAGGACCGCGACGGCACCGTGCACACCCGGTACGAGCGGACGTACGACGGCCTCCCGGTCCTCGGCGGCGACCTCGTCGTCGAGACCTCGAAGGCCGGCGAGACCGAGGACGTCGTCAAGGCCAGCAAGGCGAAGATCGCGGTCGGGTCGCTGACCCCCGCCGTCTCCGCGGCCAAGGCCGAGAAGCAGGCGCTCGGCGCGGCGAAGGCCGAGGACGCCAAGAGCCCCGAGGTCAACCGCGCGCCCCGCAAGGTCGTCTGGGCCGCGAGCGGCAAACCGGTCCTCGCCTACGAGACGGTCGTCGGCGGCTTCCAGCACGACGGCACCCCGCAGGAGCTGCACGTCATCACCGACGCCACCAGCGGCGCCGAGCTCTTCGAGTGGGAGGCGATCGAGACCGGCACCGGCAACACGGTGTACAGCGGCACGGTCAACCTCACGACCACGCAGTCCGGTTCGACGTACAACCTCACCGACGGCGCGCGCGGCAACCACCGTACGTACAACCTGAACCGCGGCACCTCCGGCACCGGGACCCTGTTCTCCGGCGCCGACGACGTGTGGGGCAACGGCACCCCGTCGAACCTGGAGTCGGCCGCCGCCGACGCCCACTACGGGGCGGCGCTGACCTGGGACTACTACAAGAACGTGCACGGCCGCAGCGGCATCCGCGGGGACGGCGTCGGCGCCTACTCCCGGGTCCACTACGGCAACGCGTACGTCAACGCCTTCTGGTCCGACAGCTGCTTCTGCATGACCTACGGCGACGGCGCGGGCAACAACAACCCGCTGACCTCGATCGACGTGGCCGCGCACGAGATGACCCACGGGCTCACCTCCAACACGGCCGGTCTCAACTACTCCGGTGAGTCGGGTGGTCTGAACGAGGCCACCTCGGACATCTTCGGCTCGACCGTCGAGTTCTTCGCGAACAACTCCTCCGACGTCGGTGACTACCTGATCGGCGAGGAGATCAACATCAACGGCAACGGCACGCCGTTGCGCTACATGGACCGGCCCAGCAAGGACGGCTCGTCCCGGGACGCCTGGTACTCGGGCATCGGCTCGATCGACGTGCACTACTCCTCGGGCCCCGCCAACCACTTCTTCTACCTGCTGAGCGAGGGCAGCGGCGCCAAGACCATCAACGGCGTCAGCTACAACTCGCCCACCTCGGACAACCTGCCGGTGACCGGCATCGGCCGGGACAAGGCGGAGAAGATCTGGTTCCGCGCGCTGACCACCAAGTTCACCTCGACCACCAACTACGCGGCGGCCCGCACGGGCACCCTCGCGGCGGCCGGTGAGCTGTACGGCACCACGAGCGCCGAGTACACGGCCGTGGCCAACGCGTGGGCGGGCGTCAACGTGGGCACCCGGCCCGGCGGTGGCGGAGGCGGCGGTACGTCGTTCGAGAGCACGACCGACGTATCGATTCCGGACAACGGCACGGCGGTCACCTCGCCGGTCACCGTCTCCGGCCGGACCGGAAACGCACCCTCCAACCTCGCGGTCGCCGTGGACATCGTCCACACCTACATCGGTGACCTCCAGGTCCAGCTGGTCGCCCCCGACGGCACGGCGTACACGCTGAAGGCGTACGGCACCGGCGGCAGCGCGGACAACCTCAACACCACGTACACCGTGAACGCCTCCTCCGAAGTCGCGAACGGCGTCTGGCAGTTGAGGGTCCAGGACAACGCGGCGCAGGACACCGGCCACATCAACAGCTGGAAGCTGACGTTCCCGTAG
- a CDS encoding ABC transporter ATP-binding protein, which produces MPTTRATAEEPDQSAEEPGRAGGRSAVRTLLRLWPYVRPVRARLSVAAFVAVVASCVGLVIPLVLKWMVDGPVADRDPAGVWLGALYLLLLGLAEALLFGLRRWLVARPLAGVEASMRADLYRHLQRLPVAFHDRWASGQLLSRGTTDLMLLRMFLAFPLTFLLVNAVTIVVGVIIMLIQDWTLGLVILGPVIPVIVTCVLFERKYAAVARLAQDQVGDLTTVVEESVLGIRVIKGFGRHRSQARAFRELSRTLRGTELRKARLLSAIWGVIITLPELAIGAALVVGVVRVADGVLSAGTLVAFLSTALALRWPVDSIGFLLAMSQEAATATERYFEVMDEKPESGGTKGSGAPALASAEGGLRFHDVTFRYPDAAPDTPPTLARIDLHIRPGESMALVGATGSGKTTLTALVPRLHEVTSGRITLDGEDITGMSREELRAKVAVAFEEPTLFSATVGENVLMGAAPDAGAPELDRALAIAQAEFAHALPLGTATQVGEQGLSLSGGQRQRLALARAVVGRPRFLVLDDPLSALDVHTEAAVEAALRRVLAETTALIVAHRPSTVLLADRVALLSGGRVTAVGTHQELLRTNTEYAHLMSGTEGDQR; this is translated from the coding sequence ATGCCCACGACACGTGCAACCGCCGAGGAACCCGACCAGTCCGCCGAGGAGCCCGGCCGGGCCGGAGGGCGGTCCGCCGTACGTACGCTGCTGCGGCTGTGGCCGTATGTGCGGCCCGTGCGGGCGCGGCTGTCCGTCGCCGCGTTCGTGGCGGTCGTCGCCTCGTGCGTGGGCCTGGTCATCCCGCTCGTCCTGAAGTGGATGGTGGACGGGCCGGTCGCCGACCGGGACCCGGCGGGAGTATGGCTCGGGGCGCTGTATCTGCTGCTGCTCGGGCTCGCCGAGGCGCTGCTGTTCGGGTTGCGGCGCTGGCTGGTGGCGCGGCCCCTCGCCGGGGTCGAGGCGTCGATGCGCGCCGATCTCTACCGGCATCTGCAACGCCTGCCGGTAGCCTTCCACGACCGCTGGGCCTCCGGTCAGCTGCTCTCGCGCGGTACGACGGATCTGATGCTGCTGCGGATGTTCCTCGCGTTCCCGCTGACGTTCCTGCTGGTCAACGCGGTGACCATCGTGGTCGGCGTGATCATCATGCTGATCCAGGACTGGACGCTCGGGCTGGTCATCCTGGGGCCCGTGATCCCGGTGATCGTCACCTGCGTCCTCTTCGAGCGGAAGTACGCGGCGGTCGCGCGCCTCGCCCAGGACCAGGTCGGCGACCTCACCACGGTCGTCGAGGAGAGCGTGCTCGGAATCCGCGTCATCAAGGGGTTCGGGCGGCACCGCAGTCAGGCGCGGGCCTTCCGTGAGCTGTCGCGGACGCTGCGGGGGACGGAGCTGCGCAAGGCCCGGCTGCTGTCGGCGATCTGGGGCGTCATCATCACACTGCCCGAGCTGGCGATCGGGGCGGCGCTGGTGGTGGGTGTGGTGCGGGTCGCGGACGGGGTGCTGTCGGCGGGCACGCTGGTCGCCTTCCTCTCCACCGCGCTCGCGCTGCGCTGGCCGGTCGACTCGATCGGCTTCCTGCTGGCGATGAGCCAGGAGGCGGCGACGGCGACGGAACGGTATTTCGAGGTGATGGACGAGAAGCCGGAGTCCGGCGGGACCAAGGGGTCCGGTGCTCCGGCGCTCGCGTCGGCGGAGGGCGGCCTCCGCTTCCACGACGTCACCTTCCGCTACCCCGACGCCGCCCCCGACACGCCTCCCACCCTCGCCCGCATCGACCTGCACATCCGCCCCGGCGAGTCGATGGCCCTGGTCGGCGCCACCGGCTCCGGCAAGACCACCCTCACCGCCCTCGTCCCCCGCCTGCACGAGGTGACGTCCGGCCGGATCACGCTGGACGGCGAGGACATCACCGGGATGTCCCGCGAGGAACTGCGCGCGAAGGTGGCCGTGGCCTTCGAGGAGCCCACCCTCTTCTCCGCGACCGTCGGCGAGAACGTCCTGATGGGCGCCGCGCCGGACGCGGGCGCGCCCGAGCTGGACCGCGCGCTGGCCATCGCCCAGGCCGAGTTCGCGCACGCGCTCCCCCTGGGCACCGCCACCCAGGTCGGCGAGCAGGGCCTCAGCCTCTCCGGCGGCCAGCGGCAACGACTGGCGCTCGCGCGGGCGGTGGTCGGCAGACCCCGCTTCCTGGTCCTCGACGACCCGCTGTCCGCGCTGGACGTGCACACGGAGGCCGCGGTGGAGGCCGCGCTGCGCCGCGTGCTGGCGGAGACGACCGCGCTGATCGTGGCGCACCGCCCGTCGACCGTGCTGCTCGCCGACCGCGTGGCGCTGCTCTCCGGCGGCCGGGTCACGGCGGTGGGCACCCACCAGGAACTGCTGCGCACGAACACGGAGTACGCCCATCTGATGTCCGGGACCGAGGGAGACCAGCGATGA
- a CDS encoding ABC transporter ATP-binding protein produces the protein MINAYEDPGTPDCRSGAHYLWWLVKRQAPRSTLGSLISCLWMILLAATPYLLSRAIDEGLEPGDDRALFGWTAALFGVGAFNAWLGIMRHRTMTRVRMDANFRTVKVVMAHAVRLGAALPRRVGAGEVVTIGVGDVQTISSSLTVIGPGVGALAAYLVVAGLLVSVSLPIAAVVLLGMPLLAVIVGPLMRRLQGTESEYREGQGVLTARIADLAGGLRVLNGLGGKGLVADAFHRDSRRLREQGYRVGAVTSWMQALGVGLPTVFLAVVTWLAARLAAQGAITVGEFVSVYGFVTVLVQPVSYFVDWAYEVSRGVVAARRVVRFVTLDPLPDHGTADAPAEPSALHDPDSGVRVPPGRLVALAADRPAEAAAVVDRLGRYASTAVTWGGTPLDAVPLAQVRARILVADHEADLFAGRLRELLGGHGDVDDATAARALHAAVAEDIVQGMSDGLDSAVDAHGRNLSGGQRQRVRLARALVADPEILLAVEPTSALDAHTEARVAQRLRAARAGRTTLVTTTSPLLLDHADTVLHLVDGKVAASGTHRELLAAEPGYRALVARDAGEARDTDDTTTEEAVR, from the coding sequence ATGATCAACGCGTACGAGGACCCCGGCACCCCCGACTGCCGAAGCGGCGCCCACTACCTCTGGTGGCTGGTCAAACGGCAGGCCCCCCGCTCCACCCTCGGCTCGCTCATCTCCTGCCTCTGGATGATCCTGCTCGCCGCCACCCCGTACCTGCTCTCCCGCGCGATCGACGAGGGCCTGGAACCCGGCGACGACCGCGCCCTGTTCGGCTGGACCGCCGCGCTCTTCGGTGTCGGCGCCTTCAACGCCTGGCTGGGCATCATGCGCCACCGCACGATGACCCGGGTGCGGATGGACGCCAACTTCCGCACGGTGAAGGTGGTGATGGCGCACGCCGTCCGGCTGGGGGCGGCGCTGCCGCGTCGCGTCGGCGCCGGGGAGGTGGTCACCATCGGCGTGGGCGACGTGCAGACGATCTCGTCCTCGCTGACGGTCATCGGTCCGGGCGTCGGCGCGCTCGCCGCGTATCTGGTGGTCGCCGGGCTGCTCGTGTCGGTCTCCCTCCCGATCGCGGCCGTCGTCCTGCTGGGGATGCCGCTGCTGGCGGTGATCGTGGGACCGTTGATGCGGCGGCTCCAGGGCACCGAGTCGGAGTACCGGGAGGGACAGGGCGTGCTGACCGCGCGGATCGCGGATCTCGCGGGCGGGCTGCGGGTGCTCAACGGGCTCGGCGGCAAGGGGCTGGTCGCGGACGCGTTCCACCGGGACTCACGGCGGCTGCGGGAGCAGGGGTACCGGGTGGGGGCGGTGACCAGTTGGATGCAGGCGCTCGGGGTGGGGCTGCCGACGGTGTTCCTCGCGGTGGTGACCTGGCTGGCGGCCCGGCTCGCCGCCCAAGGGGCCATCACGGTGGGCGAGTTCGTGTCGGTGTACGGGTTCGTCACCGTGCTGGTGCAGCCGGTGTCGTACTTCGTCGACTGGGCGTACGAGGTGAGCCGCGGGGTGGTGGCGGCGCGGCGTGTCGTCCGGTTCGTGACCCTGGATCCGCTGCCGGACCACGGCACCGCGGACGCGCCCGCCGAGCCCTCGGCGCTGCACGATCCCGACTCGGGCGTACGGGTGCCGCCGGGGCGGCTGGTGGCGCTGGCCGCCGACCGGCCGGCCGAGGCGGCGGCCGTGGTGGACCGGCTGGGCCGGTACGCGTCGACGGCGGTGACCTGGGGCGGCACCCCGCTGGACGCGGTCCCGTTGGCGCAGGTCCGGGCGCGGATCCTGGTCGCGGACCATGAGGCCGACCTGTTCGCGGGCCGGTTGCGTGAACTGCTCGGCGGACACGGTGACGTGGACGACGCGACGGCCGCGCGGGCCCTGCACGCGGCCGTGGCCGAGGACATCGTGCAGGGCATGTCGGACGGCCTGGACTCGGCCGTCGACGCGCACGGCCGCAATCTCTCCGGCGGTCAGCGGCAGCGGGTGCGGCTGGCGCGGGCGCTGGTGGCCGACCCGGAGATCCTGCTCGCCGTGGAGCCGACCTCGGCGCTCGACGCCCATACCGAGGCCCGGGTCGCCCAGCGGCTGCGGGCCGCCCGCGCGGGCCGTACGACCCTGGTCACCACCACCTCGCCGCTGCTCCTCGACCACGCGGACACCGTCCTCCACCTGGTCGACGGCAAGGTCGCGGCGAGCGGCACCCACCGCGAACTGCTCGCGGCCGAGCCGGGGTACCGGGCGCTGGTGGCGCGGGACGCGGGCGAGGCGCGGGACACGGACGACACCACCACAGAGGAGGCCGTACGGTGA
- a CDS encoding ABC transporter ATP-binding protein, which produces MTALDPAPRSAPGRLPIADAAAVRRATVRLVRADGRAFLAVLGLNGAAAATGLAGPWLVGRIIDEVRGGAGVGVVDRLAAVILVCAVAQLLLARWARYVGHRFGERTLARVREEFVDRTLALPASVVERAGTGDLTARGTADVDAVGRTLRDVGPELLISSVQALFLIGAVFALDPLLGLCALFGLSGIGVVLRWYLRRARTGYLAEGAANSEVAEIVATTASGARTVEALRLERRRIAASRDALETSRRRRLHTLFLRTVFFPAVELSYFVPQVLVLLVGGVLLARGSVGLGAVVTAALYLQQLSGPLDDILMRVELLQSSGASFARVEGLAGAPRAGSADTPEPADDRIDVTGVRYAYERGGEVLRGVDLTVRPGERLAVVGPSGAGKTTLSRLLAGIDAPTSGTVTVGGVPVVALAPERLRRQVVLVTQEHHVFLGTVRDNLLIAEPAATDEELWASLAAVGADSWVRDLPGGLDTRLGEGGRRTDGPQAQQLALARVVLADPHTLILDEATALLDPTTARHTERALAAVLHGRTVIAIAHRLHTAHDADRVAVMENGRLTELGTHEDLVAAGGAYAALWRRWHGEGAGERPA; this is translated from the coding sequence GTGACGGCGCTCGACCCCGCCCCCCGCTCCGCCCCGGGCCGGCTGCCCATCGCCGACGCGGCGGCCGTGCGGCGGGCCACCGTACGGCTGGTGCGGGCGGACGGGCGGGCGTTCCTCGCCGTGCTGGGGCTGAACGGGGCCGCCGCCGCGACGGGGCTGGCCGGGCCGTGGCTGGTGGGGCGGATCATCGACGAGGTGCGCGGCGGGGCGGGCGTCGGGGTGGTGGACCGGCTGGCGGCGGTGATCCTGGTGTGCGCGGTGGCGCAACTGCTGCTGGCCCGGTGGGCCCGGTATGTGGGGCACCGGTTCGGGGAACGGACGCTGGCGCGGGTGCGGGAGGAGTTCGTGGACCGGACGCTGGCGCTGCCCGCGTCGGTGGTGGAGCGGGCGGGGACCGGTGATCTGACGGCGCGCGGCACGGCCGATGTGGACGCGGTCGGCAGGACGCTGCGGGACGTGGGCCCGGAGCTGCTGATCAGTTCGGTGCAGGCGCTGTTCCTGATCGGCGCGGTGTTCGCGCTGGATCCGCTGCTCGGGCTGTGCGCGCTGTTCGGGCTGAGCGGGATCGGGGTGGTGCTGCGCTGGTATCTGCGGCGGGCGCGGACCGGGTATCTCGCGGAGGGCGCGGCCAATTCGGAGGTCGCGGAGATCGTGGCGACGACCGCGTCGGGGGCGCGTACGGTCGAGGCGCTGCGGCTGGAGCGGCGGCGGATCGCGGCGAGCCGGGACGCGCTGGAGACGTCCCGGCGGCGCCGCCTCCACACCCTGTTCCTGCGCACGGTGTTCTTCCCGGCGGTGGAGCTCTCGTACTTCGTGCCCCAGGTACTGGTCCTCCTCGTCGGCGGGGTGCTGCTGGCGCGCGGCTCGGTCGGCCTGGGCGCGGTGGTGACGGCGGCCCTGTATCTGCAGCAGCTCAGCGGCCCGCTGGACGACATCCTGATGCGGGTCGAGCTGCTGCAGAGCAGCGGTGCCTCGTTCGCCCGGGTGGAGGGGCTGGCCGGGGCCCCGCGCGCGGGCTCCGCCGACACCCCGGAACCGGCGGACGACCGTATCGACGTGACGGGTGTCCGGTACGCCTACGAGCGGGGCGGCGAGGTGCTGCGCGGTGTCGACCTGACGGTCCGCCCCGGCGAACGGCTGGCGGTGGTGGGCCCGTCGGGTGCCGGGAAGACGACGCTCAGCCGACTCCTCGCGGGCATCGACGCGCCGACGTCCGGCACGGTGACGGTCGGCGGCGTCCCGGTCGTCGCGCTCGCGCCGGAGCGTCTGCGTCGCCAGGTCGTGCTGGTCACCCAGGAGCACCACGTGTTCCTGGGCACGGTCCGCGACAACCTCCTGATCGCCGAACCGGCGGCCACGGACGAGGAGTTGTGGGCGTCCCTGGCGGCCGTGGGCGCGGACAGCTGGGTCCGCGACCTGCCCGGCGGCCTCGACACCCGTCTCGGCGAGGGCGGTCGCCGTACGGACGGGCCCCAGGCGCAGCAACTCGCCCTCGCCCGGGTCGTCCTGGCCGACCCCCACACCCTCATCCTCGACGAGGCCACCGCGCTGCTCGACCCCACCACCGCCCGCCACACCGAACGCGCTCTCGCCGCCGTCCTGCACGGCCGCACCGTCATCGCCATCGCCCACCGCCTCCACACCGCCCACGACGCGGACCGGGTGGCCGTGATGGAGAACGGCCGCCTCACCGAACTCGGCACGCACGAGGACCTGGTGGCGGCGGGGGGCGCGTACGCGGCGCTGTGGCGGAGGTGGCACGGGGAAGGGGCGGGCGAGCGGCCCGCATAG
- a CDS encoding ABC transporter ATP-binding protein, whose protein sequence is MTAPTTAAPNKDRDEDEGKDKGQGRATLSEKAPGVDPFDHDDLPTPPGATLALLRSLLAPMRARVIMASVLLLLQQAAVQAGPLLVAYAIDSAVPALRDGRHGPLIAVGVGYLVCALAAGGLQFAFIGASARVNQDVLLELRGRIFRHAQALSIDFHERYTSGRLISRSTTDVESLRELLDEGLQELIGVILAFVYISAMLLWLDLGLGAAAVASFVPLYGFVRSYRRRAASVYTARSSAIAAVIVKFAETMNGIRPVRAFRREAANDAEFSALNRHHERKNGDAILEMARYVVCSRVVANVTVAAIVLWGAYRVASESLALGVLAASVLYLRRLYDPIDRLGMFLNSYQSAAASLEKIAGLLAQVPSVPEPAEPKELPAAASELPGREVVFDDVRFAYRTGGEVLPRFGLTLAAGSTVAVVGSTGAGKSTLAKLVARFYDPSSGRVLLDGVDLRDLAVPELRRGVVMVTQESFLFSGTVAENISIGSPDATREDIERAAKAIGAHDFITALPDGYDTDVRKRGGRISAGQRQLVAFARALLADPAVLILDEATSSLDIPGERAVQRAMTTVLRGRTAVVIAHRLSTVAIADRVLVMEHGRVVEDGTPADLIAGTGRFADLHRAWRDSLA, encoded by the coding sequence ATGACGGCGCCCACGACCGCCGCGCCGAACAAGGACAGGGACGAGGACGAGGGCAAGGACAAGGGCCAGGGCCGGGCGACGCTCTCGGAGAAGGCGCCCGGCGTCGACCCCTTCGACCACGACGACCTCCCCACTCCCCCGGGCGCCACCCTCGCCCTGCTGCGCTCCCTGCTCGCGCCGATGCGGGCCCGCGTGATCATGGCGAGCGTGCTGCTCCTGCTCCAGCAGGCGGCCGTGCAGGCGGGCCCGCTGCTGGTGGCGTACGCCATCGACAGTGCCGTACCGGCGCTGCGGGACGGCCGGCACGGGCCGTTGATCGCGGTGGGGGTCGGGTATCTGGTGTGCGCGCTGGCGGCCGGCGGGCTGCAGTTCGCGTTCATCGGGGCGTCCGCGCGGGTGAACCAGGATGTGCTGCTGGAGCTGCGCGGCCGGATCTTCCGGCACGCGCAGGCGCTGAGCATCGACTTCCACGAGCGGTACACCTCGGGCCGGTTGATCTCCCGCTCCACCACGGACGTCGAGTCGCTGCGCGAACTGCTCGACGAGGGCTTGCAGGAGCTCATCGGGGTGATCCTCGCCTTCGTCTACATCTCGGCGATGCTGCTCTGGCTGGACCTGGGGCTGGGCGCGGCGGCGGTGGCGTCGTTCGTGCCGCTGTACGGGTTCGTGCGGTCGTACCGGCGGCGGGCGGCGAGCGTCTACACGGCCCGGTCGAGCGCGATCGCCGCGGTGATCGTGAAGTTCGCGGAGACGATGAACGGCATCCGTCCGGTGCGGGCGTTCCGCCGGGAGGCCGCGAACGACGCCGAGTTCAGCGCCCTGAACCGGCATCACGAGCGCAAGAACGGCGACGCGATCCTGGAGATGGCCCGCTATGTGGTCTGCTCCCGGGTGGTCGCCAATGTCACGGTCGCGGCGATCGTGCTGTGGGGCGCGTACCGGGTGGCGTCGGAGTCGCTCGCGTTGGGTGTGCTGGCGGCCTCGGTGCTGTATCTGCGGCGGCTGTACGACCCGATCGACCGGCTCGGCATGTTCCTGAACTCGTACCAGTCGGCGGCGGCCTCGCTGGAGAAGATCGCGGGCCTGCTGGCCCAGGTCCCGTCGGTCCCCGAGCCCGCCGAGCCGAAGGAGCTGCCGGCGGCGGCCTCCGAACTCCCGGGCCGTGAGGTCGTGTTCGACGACGTACGGTTCGCGTACCGCACGGGTGGCGAGGTCCTGCCCCGCTTCGGTCTCACCCTCGCGGCGGGCAGCACGGTGGCGGTGGTCGGCTCCACCGGCGCCGGCAAGTCGACCCTCGCCAAGCTGGTGGCCCGCTTCTACGACCCCTCGTCCGGGCGGGTCCTCCTCGACGGCGTCGACCTGCGCGACCTCGCGGTGCCCGAGCTGCGGCGCGGGGTGGTCATGGTGACCCAGGAGTCGTTCCTGTTCTCCGGAACGGTCGCCGAGAACATCTCCATCGGCAGCCCCGACGCGACCCGTGAGGACATCGAGCGCGCCGCCAAGGCCATCGGCGCCCATGACTTCATCACCGCCCTGCCCGACGGCTACGACACCGACGTACGCAAGCGCGGTGGCCGCATCTCCGCCGGTCAGCGCCAACTCGTCGCGTTCGCACGGGCGTTGCTCGCCGACCCGGCCGTCCTCATCCTGGACGAGGCGACCAGTTCCCTGGACATCCCGGGCGAACGGGCCGTCCAGCGCGCGATGACGACCGTACTGCGCGGACGCACGGCCGTGGTGATCGCCCACCGCCTGTCGACGGTCGCCATCGCCGACCGCGTCCTGGTGATGGAGCACGGCCGCGTCGTGGAGGACGGCACCCCGGCGGACCTGATCGCGGGCACGGGCCGCTTCGCGGACCTCCACCGGGCATGGCGGGACAGCCTGGCGTAG